In a single window of the Panthera leo isolate Ple1 chromosome A1, P.leo_Ple1_pat1.1, whole genome shotgun sequence genome:
- the LOC122198677 gene encoding LOW QUALITY PROTEIN: cofilin-1-like (The sequence of the model RefSeq protein was modified relative to this genomic sequence to represent the inferred CDS: deleted 2 bases in 1 codon), with the protein MASGVAVSDGVIKVSSDVELCKSSTPEEVRKHKKAVGFCLSKDKKNIIPRGGRRALPDDVGQTTDDRDATFVKMLPHNYCHYALYDTTRETKDSKKEGPVFIFCALEPALLESKMISVSSKDAIKKKLTDIKHELQANLLYEEVKNRYTLSEKLGASVVISLEGKPYASPLQPPAWSIWQAQTHQGRLQAAPFLPDWRGCRIPAGGG; encoded by the exons ATGGCCTCCGGTGTGGCGGTCTCTGATGGCGTCATCAAAGTGTCCAGTGACGTGGAATTGTGTAAGTCCTCCACACCAGAGGAGGTGAGGAAGCACAAGAAGGCGGTAGGCTTCTGCCTTAGCAAGGACAAGAAGAACATCATCCCCCGAGGAGGG AGGAGAGCCTTGCCAGACGATGTGGGCCAGACGACGGACGACCGCGACGCCACCTTTGTCAAGATGCTGCCACACAACTACTGCCACTATGCCCTCTATGACACAACCCGTGAGACCAAAGACAGCAAGAAGGAGGGCCCGGTGTTTATCTTCTGTGCACTGGAGCCTGCACTACTTGAGAGCAAAATGATCTCAGTCAGCTCCAAGGACGCCATCAAGAAGAAGCTGACGGACATCAAGCATGAATTACAAGCAAACTTGTTGTATGAGGAGGTCAAGAACCGCTACACCCTGTCAGAGAAGCTGGGAGCCAGTGTTGTCATCTCCTTGGAGGGCAAGCCTTATGCGAGCCCCCTGCAGCCCCCTGCCTGGAGTATCTGGCAGGCCCAGACCCACCAAGGGAGGTTGCAGGCTGCACCCTTCCTGCCAGACTGGAGGGGGTGTCGGATCCCAGCAGGGGGAGGGTAA